The sequence ATCGCGTAATCCACAGTGTATTCCCGCAGCTCGTTGAACTGCTCGGGAACGTCGGCGCGGTCAACGTAGAACTGGTTGTACCACTGACGCAGACGGTTGATCGGGCCATCGCCGTCGCACAGTACCGGGTTATCGACACGGGTTTTGGTGTGCCAGATGTGCACATCCTGGAAGAAGGCCGTGCGGTTTTGCTCGGTATACTGGCGCGCCATTTCATTGTTTTGCTCGTCAGTCATGCCCGGCATCTTCTTCACTGCGACACCAAAGCGCAGATCAAAGCTGTTGTGATTAATGGGCACATGCGACACCAGCAGGCGAGACTCGACATTCATGCCTTCAACCTGACCGGTCATATAGGTGGTCATGTAGGCGGGGCCGAAATACTTGGCCGTCGATGTCAGTTCACCGTCTTCCGCCAGCAGCTCACTGCCACCCGTCAGCACCTGCTCGTAGGTATGCTTGTGAACAATGTTCTTGAACTGGGTGATCGGCGCACCGTGAATGGGGCCGAAGTGAGCCACGTCGGCCATATTGTCCACCAGCTCGCGGGAGTTGGTGTTGATGGTCATCAGGTCCATCTGCCAGATGGTCCAATCCGGGCTGAACAGATCGTCGATGCGCGGCGGGCGCTGCTCTTCGATGGGCGGCAAACCTTCGGGGTCGTACCACACGAACAGCAGGTGGTTTTCTTCCATGGTCGGGTAGGAACGAATCACTGCTTTGGGCGGAATGCGTTTGGCATAGGGGATTTCGTCGCAGACGCCATCCGGCCCCCAGCGCCAGGAGTGGAACGGGCAACGCACAGAGTTACCTTCTACACAGCCCTCACTCAAATCTGCGCCCATGTGCGGACAGTAGCCATCGAGAATATGAACTTCGCCATCTTCACCGCGATACGCAACCAGGCGAGTGCCAAAGTAGTTCAATTTTTTCGGGGTGTTATCGAATTCACTGGCCAACCCAAGACAAAACCAACCGCGTGCGTAGCGATCGGGCAACTCTTTTGCCTCAATAATATGGGGCTGACGCTTCATCTGCGCAAGCTCACTCATGACTCTCTCCTCACTGTTATTGGCGCAAGCCCGTTATTTCGGAGCCTGTTATCACGGAAAAAATTCTCACACAGCAACCCATGGTGAGCCATAATCCGTTTAGACGACCGAAAAAATGCTGCAACTTTCTGTTTTTATTGAACTTTTATACTCAACGAAGGAATGAAAAAATTGAATACGCCAAAGCGATGACGGCGCAGCGAACTCCCGCTGCCCTTTTCCTTCCCGCAGCGCAAGATTCGGCTCGACAGCCTCCTGCGACACGTTATGCTGGCAGCTCGACATCATCAGGATCGCGACCGTGCCACGGGACTACCAACGTATTGCCACCGCCATTCAGACACTGTCACAGCAACAGGGCCGTGTTTCGCTCCAGCAGCTTGCCGAAGACAGCGGCCTCAGCCCATGGCATTTTCAGCGGGTATTCTGCCGCTGGGCGGGCATCAGCCCCACCCGCTTTCAACAGTTCATGACGGTACATCGCGCGCAGCAATTGCTGACCGAAGGCCGGCCATTGCTGGATATCAGCGAACAACTCGGCCTGAGCAGCAGCTCTCGCCTGCACAGCCATTTTGTTCGTGTAGAAGGCATGACGCCGGGAGAATTCCGCGCCGGGGGTCGCTCCCTGACCATCGATTGGGGCTGTGGCGATACGCCTTTTGGCCCCGCCTTTATCGCCAGCACCGAGCGCGGCATTTGCAGCCTGTCGTTCGATGCGGCCGATCAGTCATTACGAGCTCTACAACAGCGTTTTCCTGCCGCCCACTTTAGAGAAAACCAATCCGCCGCCGGGAAACGCTTATCCCGCTTTCTGAGACCCGACATACAGCGACCGGTCACAGCACCGCTCACGCTGCATGTGTTGGCCAGTGATTTTCAGTTACAGGTATGGCGAGCCTTGCTGGAGATTCCACCCGGAGAGCTGCGCAGTTACGGCGCCCTGGCGTCGGCGATCAAGCGGCCCGGCAGCGCCCGTGCTGTAGGGCGCGCCGTGGGCAGCAACCCGGTCGCCGTGCTGATTCCCTGTCACCGGGTGATCCGCGAGAGCGGCGAGTTGGGAGGCTACCGCTGGGGGCTTGAGCGCAAGCGAGCAGTGCTATTGCAGGAGTGTTGCGACGCGCTGACCGACGACGCCGGTCAGTCCGCCAGCTGAGCCACGCTTTTCAGAATGAGCCGCACCAGCAAGGTCTGACGACTGACGCCGGTTTTGGAGAATATCGAGCGCAGATGGGTACGGGCCGTATTGCGGCTCATTCCCAGCGCTTCCGAGGCTTCATCGAGACTGAGTCCATCGGCCAACAACAGCGACAACTGCGCCTCGGTCGGCGTGAAGCCAAAGAGTTGGATGATGATGTTGACCGGTGCCTCAGCGCCGTATTCAGGGTCGCTGATAAAAATCGCCACCGTCGGCACCGACAGGCCCTCTGACCATTCCCCTGAGGGCACGGGCCGGACGATTACCCCCAAATCGGCAAAGTCGCCTTCACGGGGCACGCGCATCGCCTCAACCACCGCAGGCTCATCGCTGTCGCGTCGCTCGAGAATATGATTGATCAGGCCCTGCAACTTCTTGGTGGTCGCCTGATCACCGAGAATGAGGTAGCCATCTTCGATTTTGACTTCCGGCTCTCTGGCAACCAGATTCTTCGCCATATTATTACAGCTCAGCAGGCGGCCATTTTCATCGAGGATAATGGTTGCCAGTGACAGGCTCTCTACCGCACCGGCATACAGGTCTCGCTCCGACTCCACGATATTCATGCGTACATGCAGACGCAGCGCACGCTCCAGATGGGGCACCAGCGCATAAATCAGGTCGCGATCCTGCTGGTCAAACATCGGGGCATTCTGACTGCGCGCCACGCGCAGGCCCGCCTTGATTTCACCGGGCACATGCAGATCGACACCGAGTGCGTCATACAGGCCGGTCGGTTTCAGGCAGAGGACATACAACTCACTTTCGAACCAGTCATCGTGGGACACCAGTTCCATCAGGCTTTTAACTTCGCCCGGTTTCAGCGACAGAAACGGGTCCATGGCGAACAGGCGTTCCTGATAGCGATCCAGGCCTTCAACCGTGCTGCCACCGACCACTCGCAGCAAGCCGCGCCCCTGCTCAGAGGGCGGATTGAGTACCAGCGTGA comes from Spongiibacter tropicus DSM 19543 and encodes:
- a CDS encoding helix-turn-helix transcriptional regulator; amino-acid sequence: MLIDPKFDRLLASVYQGPMEEEPWQGFLSELQQIMGAVSVTLVLNPPSEQGRGLLRVVGGSTVEGLDRYQERLFAMDPFLSLKPGEVKSLMELVSHDDWFESELYVLCLKPTGLYDALGVDLHVPGEIKAGLRVARSQNAPMFDQQDRDLIYALVPHLERALRLHVRMNIVESERDLYAGAVESLSLATIILDENGRLLSCNNMAKNLVAREPEVKIEDGYLILGDQATTKKLQGLINHILERRDSDEPAVVEAMRVPREGDFADLGVIVRPVPSGEWSEGLSVPTVAIFISDPEYGAEAPVNIIIQLFGFTPTEAQLSLLLADGLSLDEASEALGMSRNTARTHLRSIFSKTGVSRQTLLVRLILKSVAQLAD
- a CDS encoding Rieske 2Fe-2S domain-containing protein, whose protein sequence is MSELAQMKRQPHIIEAKELPDRYARGWFCLGLASEFDNTPKKLNYFGTRLVAYRGEDGEVHILDGYCPHMGADLSEGCVEGNSVRCPFHSWRWGPDGVCDEIPYAKRIPPKAVIRSYPTMEENHLLFVWYDPEGLPPIEEQRPPRIDDLFSPDWTIWQMDLMTINTNSRELVDNMADVAHFGPIHGAPITQFKNIVHKHTYEQVLTGGSELLAEDGELTSTAKYFGPAYMTTYMTGQVEGMNVESRLLVSHVPINHNSFDLRFGVAVKKMPGMTDEQNNEMARQYTEQNRTAFFQDVHIWHTKTRVDNPVLCDGDGPINRLRQWYNQFYVDRADVPEQFNELREYTVDYAIRNG
- a CDS encoding bifunctional helix-turn-helix domain-containing protein/methylated-DNA--[protein]-cysteine S-methyltransferase, producing the protein MPRDYQRIATAIQTLSQQQGRVSLQQLAEDSGLSPWHFQRVFCRWAGISPTRFQQFMTVHRAQQLLTEGRPLLDISEQLGLSSSSRLHSHFVRVEGMTPGEFRAGGRSLTIDWGCGDTPFGPAFIASTERGICSLSFDAADQSLRALQQRFPAAHFRENQSAAGKRLSRFLRPDIQRPVTAPLTLHVLASDFQLQVWRALLEIPPGELRSYGALASAIKRPGSARAVGRAVGSNPVAVLIPCHRVIRESGELGGYRWGLERKRAVLLQECCDALTDDAGQSAS